Proteins from one Chlamydiales bacterium genomic window:
- the typA gene encoding translational GTPase TypA: MYSPEKIRNIAIIAHIDHGKTTMLDALLKQSNVFRGNELVPERVMDSYDQEKERGITIFAKHTSIFFKDFKINIIDTPGHADFSGEVERILGMVNCVLLLVDAQEGPMPQTRFVLSKSLKKGLCPIVVLNKIDRPHADPDKVLNETFDLFTELGANDEQLDFKYCYASGLGGFAIKNVNDKHVDMQPLFELIVEVVPPPPGAIENPFLMQAATIGYDDFLGRQASGRILEGSVKKGQTIAQVTPEGVVTKHKVTKIQGYFGIEKIELEEAGAGDIVGLYGIPEVTIGDTLCDPENIVQLPPITLEEPTVSIDIMVNNSPFVGKDGNHVTMNKIRDRLMHEKRANISLRIEDSEAGQDAITVSGRGELHLSVLIEAMRREGFEMTLSKPRVIIKEVNGTKEEPIERVHIEVPAEYSGTVIEELSKRKGEMQSLDTDEHDITRIEFLIPTRGLMGYRNKFLTVTRGLGILTSIFDRFEPMKGAMPARSRGVLISMCDGKTNGYACFNLQDRGTLFVSPGDEVYEGMVVGENSRDNDLMINTTKAKQLTNVRASGSDENIILIPPRLFTLEQAIDFIDDDEQIEVTPKFIRLRKRYLKEIDRKRPPKA, encoded by the coding sequence ATGTACTCTCCAGAAAAAATTAGAAATATTGCCATTATTGCCCACATTGACCATGGAAAAACAACCATGCTCGATGCCCTTTTGAAACAATCCAACGTCTTTCGTGGTAACGAACTTGTACCAGAAAGAGTCATGGACTCTTATGACCAAGAAAAAGAGCGTGGCATTACAATTTTTGCAAAGCACACTTCCATCTTCTTTAAAGACTTCAAAATCAATATTATCGATACCCCAGGGCATGCAGACTTCTCTGGAGAAGTCGAGCGCATTCTTGGGATGGTCAACTGCGTGCTTCTCTTAGTAGATGCTCAAGAAGGACCTATGCCACAAACACGCTTTGTTCTTTCAAAGTCCCTAAAGAAAGGCTTATGCCCCATTGTTGTTCTTAATAAGATTGACAGACCTCATGCAGATCCTGACAAAGTACTTAACGAAACCTTCGATCTATTTACAGAGTTGGGTGCAAACGATGAGCAATTAGACTTTAAATATTGCTATGCATCTGGTCTTGGTGGCTTTGCAATTAAAAACGTAAATGATAAACACGTTGACATGCAACCTCTTTTTGAACTTATCGTTGAAGTTGTACCTCCTCCACCAGGAGCTATTGAAAATCCTTTCCTTATGCAAGCTGCAACCATTGGTTACGACGACTTTCTTGGCCGTCAAGCCTCTGGAAGAATTTTGGAAGGCTCCGTAAAAAAAGGTCAAACGATTGCTCAAGTAACCCCTGAGGGTGTTGTTACAAAACATAAAGTCACCAAAATTCAAGGCTACTTTGGTATCGAAAAGATCGAACTAGAAGAAGCTGGCGCAGGCGATATTGTCGGCCTTTATGGAATACCAGAAGTTACTATTGGCGATACTTTATGCGATCCTGAAAATATCGTTCAATTACCACCAATTACCCTCGAAGAGCCAACCGTTTCTATTGATATCATGGTTAACAACAGCCCCTTTGTTGGAAAAGATGGCAACCATGTGACGATGAATAAAATAAGAGACCGACTGATGCACGAAAAACGTGCTAACATCTCTCTTAGAATTGAAGATTCTGAAGCGGGTCAAGATGCTATCACCGTCTCTGGAAGAGGTGAGCTTCACTTATCTGTCCTCATTGAAGCTATGAGAAGAGAGGGTTTTGAAATGACTCTTTCAAAGCCAAGAGTGATTATTAAAGAAGTTAATGGAACAAAAGAAGAGCCCATTGAACGCGTGCATATCGAGGTGCCAGCGGAATATTCAGGAACTGTTATTGAAGAGTTATCAAAGCGAAAAGGCGAAATGCAATCACTAGATACAGATGAGCATGACATCACACGCATTGAATTCCTCATACCTACTCGTGGACTCATGGGATACAGAAATAAGTTTCTTACAGTGACAAGAGGTCTTGGTATTTTAACTTCTATTTTTGATCGCTTTGAACCCATGAAAGGTGCTATGCCTGCAAGGTCAAGAGGTGTTCTTATTTCTATGTGTGATGGAAAAACAAATGGATATGCCTGCTTTAATTTGCAAGATAGAGGTACACTCTTTGTATCTCCTGGTGATGAAGTTTATGAAGGCATGGTTGTAGGAGAAAACAGTCGCGACAACGATCTTATGATCAACACAACCAAGGCTAAACAACTTACAAACGTAAGAGCCTCTGGTAGCGATGAAAACATCATACTCATTCCACCAAGATTATTTACGCTGGAACAAGCCATTGACTTTATCGATGATGATGAGCAGATCGAAGTTACACCTAAATTCATTAGGCTTCGTAAGCGCTATTTAAAAGAAATCGATAGAAAAAGGCCTCCCAAAGCATAA
- a CDS encoding MBL fold metallo-hydrolase, giving the protein MIMRKKNRYSLSDHCDGKSFFNVCGMVRHLKEGLKWWLSGKHPNQWPKHIARKKSKFTPVSKDHYHVTFIGHSTVLLQCGGLNILTDPIWSKSCSPIISKKLQRVTSPGLSLEDVPPIDLILLSHNHYDHCDVRTLKYFRKRDNPKIITGMGNKNRLKRLQFQEIWELDWWQCVTLEDKLKITFVPAQHFSGRWPFDYNKTLWGGFVIEGIAGKTKTIYFAADTGYSPHFLEIKKVFGPIDLALLPIGAYKPKSLMQLVHMSPEDAVQAHIDLEAKMSVAIHFGCFHLSDEAYDEPVVALQRSLLEHNIAPSSFLILEEGEGRLLYTQTSSKTNS; this is encoded by the coding sequence ATGATAATGCGTAAAAAAAATAGATATTCTTTATCAGACCATTGTGATGGTAAAAGTTTTTTTAATGTATGCGGAATGGTGCGTCATTTAAAAGAAGGCCTCAAGTGGTGGCTATCTGGTAAGCATCCAAATCAGTGGCCAAAACATATTGCTAGAAAAAAATCTAAATTTACTCCTGTAAGCAAAGATCATTATCATGTAACGTTTATTGGACATTCTACAGTGTTACTACAATGTGGTGGACTAAATATTTTAACAGATCCTATCTGGTCAAAGAGCTGCTCGCCAATCATCAGCAAAAAATTACAAAGAGTAACTTCTCCAGGGCTTTCTCTAGAGGACGTGCCTCCTATCGACCTTATTTTACTTTCACATAACCACTATGATCATTGTGATGTGCGTACTTTAAAGTATTTTAGAAAGAGGGATAATCCCAAAATTATCACTGGAATGGGCAATAAAAATAGGCTCAAACGTCTTCAATTTCAAGAGATTTGGGAACTTGATTGGTGGCAATGCGTTACTTTAGAAGATAAATTAAAAATAACCTTTGTACCAGCTCAGCATTTTTCTGGAAGATGGCCCTTTGACTATAATAAAACTCTTTGGGGAGGCTTTGTCATCGAGGGAATTGCAGGTAAAACTAAAACCATTTATTTTGCAGCTGACACGGGATATTCTCCACATTTTCTGGAAATCAAAAAAGTATTTGGACCTATAGATCTCGCACTTTTGCCAATTGGTGCCTACAAGCCAAAGTCTTTAATGCAGCTTGTGCATATGTCTCCAGAAGATGCTGTACAAGCTCACATAGATTTAGAAGCTAAAATGAGCGTTGCGATTCATTTTGGATGTTTTCATTTATCTGATGAAGCGTATGATGAGCCTGTAGTGGCGTTGCAGAGGTCTTTGTTAGAGCACAATATTGCCCCTTCTTCATTTTTAATTCTTGAAGAAGGGGAAGGGCGCTTATTGTATACACAAACAAGTTCAAAAACCAATTCTTGA
- a CDS encoding RNA-binding protein has translation MKLYVGNIERTATEDDLRELFQGFGNIVSLTVIKDRYTNESRGFGFVEYADKEEAKNAMQAVNGQMLNGRSLKVNEAQEREERPRGAGGSRDFGGHGGGHGGGRSSGGGGYGSRDDSRGGGKRDFGGGGGGRSRFGS, from the coding sequence TTGAAACTATACGTAGGTAATATAGAAAGAACAGCTACAGAAGATGATTTGAGAGAACTTTTCCAAGGCTTTGGCAATATTGTTTCTTTAACGGTTATTAAAGATCGTTATACAAATGAATCTCGTGGTTTTGGATTTGTAGAATATGCTGATAAAGAAGAAGCAAAAAATGCAATGCAAGCTGTTAATGGTCAAATGCTCAATGGCAGGTCCTTAAAAGTAAACGAAGCTCAAGAAAGAGAAGAAAGACCAAGAGGCGCAGGTGGCAGCAGAGACTTTGGTGGTCACGGCGGCGGTCATGGTGGCGGCAGAAGTAGTGGTGGTGGTGGATATGGATCACGTGATGATTCTCGTGGCGGCGGCAAAAGAGATTTTGGCGGCGGCGGCGGTGGACGTTCACGTTTTGGTTCATAA
- the rimO gene encoding 30S ribosomal protein S12 methylthiotransferase RimO — MFNASLRGNKVHFTSLGCPRNLVDTEVMLGILLKAGYEATQDECDADYLVVNTCGFLEASRKESLDTIQALLDKKKHSAKLVVTGCMVQHHRDEIKKSIPEVNYILGSGDVNHILELIQTEEDKEIITSSRSYLEAGEVPRKVSTPKHFAYLKIAEGCRKRCAFCIIPKIKGPLKSKNTEQILKEFHALLNQGVHEIILIAQDLGDYGKDSGQKDGLTALLKEMLDSTKKDFWLRLLYLYPDEITDELIDLIKSDSRICHYLDMPIQHVNDTILTAMRRKTSKSDIIQTITKLRNAIPDIIIRTSLMVGFPGETEEQFQELKAFVKEHSLDHIGIFKFSQEKGAAAATYDNQISDEVKEKRFQDLMQTQQKVVAKRNKKWLGKQIPVMLDGLHPESDLLIVGRFYGQCPEIDGQVIINDGRNAKALGELHLVEITQVAGYDLIGTVIKPIVAKATAKPKSSRLLQVVS; from the coding sequence ATGTTTAATGCCAGCTTAAGAGGAAATAAAGTTCACTTTACAAGCCTTGGATGTCCAAGAAATCTTGTCGATACTGAGGTAATGCTTGGTATACTCCTTAAAGCGGGTTATGAAGCGACTCAAGATGAATGTGATGCAGACTATCTCGTTGTAAACACATGCGGCTTTTTAGAAGCATCTCGAAAAGAATCTTTAGACACTATTCAAGCTCTTTTAGACAAAAAGAAGCATTCTGCCAAGCTTGTAGTTACAGGATGCATGGTTCAACATCACCGCGATGAGATTAAGAAAAGCATACCCGAAGTCAACTATATTCTTGGATCTGGTGATGTCAACCATATCTTAGAACTTATTCAGACAGAAGAGGATAAAGAAATCATTACCTCCTCTCGTAGTTACCTAGAAGCGGGTGAAGTTCCAAGAAAAGTATCTACTCCAAAGCATTTTGCTTACCTGAAAATAGCGGAAGGCTGTAGAAAACGATGTGCTTTTTGTATTATTCCTAAAATTAAGGGTCCTCTAAAAAGTAAAAATACTGAACAAATTTTAAAAGAATTTCATGCACTTTTAAACCAAGGAGTTCATGAAATCATCCTAATCGCCCAAGACCTTGGCGATTATGGAAAGGATTCTGGACAAAAAGATGGGCTTACAGCTCTTTTAAAAGAGATGTTAGATTCTACTAAAAAAGATTTCTGGCTGCGTCTTCTCTACTTATACCCTGACGAAATTACAGATGAGCTCATTGATCTAATTAAAAGTGATTCACGTATTTGCCACTATCTTGATATGCCTATACAACACGTCAATGATACGATTTTAACAGCTATGCGCAGAAAAACTTCTAAGTCGGACATCATTCAAACAATTACTAAATTAAGAAATGCTATCCCGGACATTATTATCAGAACAAGCCTCATGGTTGGCTTTCCAGGAGAAACTGAAGAGCAATTTCAAGAGCTAAAAGCATTTGTCAAAGAGCACTCTTTAGACCATATTGGGATTTTCAAATTTTCTCAGGAAAAAGGCGCTGCTGCGGCAACATACGATAACCAAATAAGCGATGAAGTTAAAGAAAAGCGCTTTCAAGATCTCATGCAAACACAACAAAAAGTGGTTGCCAAGCGCAATAAAAAGTGGCTTGGTAAGCAGATACCTGTCATGCTAGATGGTCTTCATCCCGAAAGCGATTTACTCATTGTCGGAAGATTTTATGGTCAATGCCCAGAAATTGATGGTCAAGTCATTATCAATGATGGTAGGAATGCAAAAGCTTTGGGAGAGCTTCATCTAGTAGAAATTACGCAAGTTGCAGGTTACGACTTAATTGGCACAGTGATTAAACCCATCGTTGCAAAAGCTACTGCAAAGCCAAAATCTTCTAGGCTCTTACAAGTTGTAAGTTAA
- a CDS encoding HAD family hydrolase, with product MQIDAIFFDVNGTLIDILTDEGIIDIYRKIRNFLSYQGIFIEKEELKDLYFQILKKQKADSGIKFAEFDAVKIWKEIVELKQTEHTKSLPQEFLKHLPLVMAHLFRGASMVRKLQLYEDVRETLDQLKGKYPLAIVSNAQTYYAKAELRTVGLIDYFDPIIISGDYGYCKPDPRLFQQALDKLKLNPQNVIHVGNDTGHDVFGCKQLGMKSVLFVSNQGRHRFSGADPDYVIKQFRELIPAIEFLKNR from the coding sequence ATGCAAATTGATGCAATCTTTTTTGATGTTAATGGCACTCTCATCGACATTCTAACAGATGAGGGCATAATTGATATCTACAGAAAAATCCGCAACTTCTTAAGTTATCAAGGAATATTCATTGAAAAAGAGGAGTTAAAAGATCTCTATTTTCAGATATTAAAGAAACAAAAAGCAGACTCTGGCATAAAGTTTGCAGAATTTGATGCAGTAAAAATTTGGAAAGAAATTGTTGAGTTAAAGCAAACAGAACACACAAAGTCACTACCCCAAGAATTTTTAAAGCATTTGCCCCTTGTGATGGCTCACCTCTTTCGAGGAGCTTCTATGGTAAGAAAGCTACAACTTTATGAAGATGTAAGAGAAACGCTAGACCAACTAAAAGGCAAATACCCACTTGCCATCGTCTCAAACGCACAGACCTATTATGCTAAAGCAGAACTTAGAACAGTTGGACTTATTGACTACTTTGATCCTATTATTATCTCTGGGGATTACGGCTATTGCAAGCCAGATCCAAGGCTCTTTCAACAGGCTCTTGATAAACTTAAGCTCAACCCCCAAAATGTCATCCATGTAGGCAATGATACGGGACATGATGTGTTTGGCTGCAAACAGCTAGGGATGAAATCGGTATTGTTCGTGTCTAACCAAGGACGTCACCGTTTTTCCGGAGCAGATCCTGACTATGTTATCAAACAATTTCGTGAGCTCATCCCAGCAATTGAATTCCTTAAGAACCGTTGA
- a CDS encoding THUMP domain-containing protein, translating to MSLDLFITCAETLEPLLVKELHDIGYVDAKPSFRGVTLPYSMQAVYEINYLSRLAGRVLLPLAKFPCKDAKELYTQAKKLDWLKYISENKTLAIDVNGKHKAFNNTLYAAQVLKDALCDHCKEICGKRPSVNVQSPDVQLSLFLQNDYVTISLDTSGEPLFKRGYRRECVTAPLQESLAAAFLMMANYKGDEILLDVCCGSGTLLIEAALMATRTPPGYLRRKWGFFNLPEYSETAFEDVKKIHQAKICPLKEGLLYGYEINRENVRIANVNIRTAGFHDGIQVMKGAFQEGMLSILPNLVICNPPHGLRLEDEESLKPLYRALGDFFKHKMAKPSKAFIFTTSPVLAKEVGLKPHKRHIVKSSGDEGRLLEFDIY from the coding sequence ATGTCATTAGATTTATTTATAACATGTGCAGAAACACTTGAGCCTCTTCTTGTTAAGGAATTGCATGACATAGGATATGTGGATGCAAAACCCTCTTTTAGAGGAGTTACACTGCCTTACTCAATGCAAGCTGTTTATGAAATTAATTATTTATCAAGGCTTGCAGGAAGAGTATTACTACCGCTTGCAAAGTTTCCTTGCAAGGATGCAAAAGAGCTGTACACTCAAGCTAAAAAACTAGATTGGCTGAAATATATCTCTGAAAATAAAACATTGGCAATCGATGTAAATGGTAAGCATAAAGCTTTTAACAATACGCTCTATGCAGCACAAGTGTTGAAAGATGCACTTTGCGATCATTGTAAAGAGATTTGTGGTAAAAGGCCTAGCGTCAATGTGCAATCACCAGATGTTCAGCTTAGTCTATTTTTGCAAAATGATTATGTAACGATTAGTTTAGATACATCAGGAGAGCCTCTCTTTAAGAGAGGTTATAGAAGAGAATGTGTAACAGCTCCTTTGCAAGAGTCTCTTGCAGCTGCATTTTTGATGATGGCTAATTATAAAGGAGATGAAATTCTCTTAGATGTATGTTGTGGCTCTGGAACACTTCTTATTGAAGCAGCTCTTATGGCAACGCGCACACCTCCTGGGTATTTGCGAAGAAAATGGGGCTTTTTTAATTTGCCAGAATACTCTGAAACAGCTTTTGAAGATGTAAAAAAAATACATCAAGCGAAAATTTGTCCTTTAAAAGAAGGCTTGCTATATGGCTATGAGATCAATCGAGAGAATGTTAGAATTGCAAATGTTAACATACGCACAGCTGGTTTTCACGATGGGATACAAGTCATGAAGGGGGCCTTTCAAGAGGGTATGCTAAGTATCTTACCAAACTTAGTCATCTGCAATCCACCTCATGGTCTTCGCTTGGAAGATGAAGAGAGTTTAAAGCCCCTATATCGCGCTCTTGGAGACTTCTTTAAGCACAAGATGGCAAAGCCTTCAAAAGCTTTTATTTTTACAACCAGTCCAGTTCTTGCAAAAGAAGTCGGGTTAAAGCCTCACAAAAGGCATATTGTAAAGAGTAGTGGCGACGAGGGCAGACTGCTGGAATTTGATATTTATTAA
- a CDS encoding DUF4383 domain-containing protein, whose translation MNTCSTSSENKSVVLTAFAIIYGIVFLLVGIAGFIPALMMKDLLFGIFNVDALHNVIHIVFGIIGLWVACTSRSASRIYFKVVGIIYVILAILGFWSGNDPVLGTISNNLPVAWLHLAIGIVALILGFCTCCKKCHKA comes from the coding sequence ATGAATACATGTAGCACAAGTAGTGAAAACAAGTCTGTCGTATTGACAGCGTTTGCTATTATTTACGGGATAGTTTTTTTGTTGGTGGGAATAGCCGGATTTATTCCAGCATTGATGATGAAAGATTTACTTTTTGGAATTTTTAATGTCGATGCACTTCATAACGTCATCCATATCGTTTTTGGTATTATAGGTCTATGGGTCGCTTGTACAAGTAGAAGTGCTTCCAGAATCTATTTTAAAGTTGTTGGTATTATCTATGTGATCCTGGCAATACTTGGATTTTGGAGCGGTAATGATCCTGTTTTAGGAACTATTTCTAACAATCTACCTGTTGCTTGGTTACATCTTGCAATTGGTATTGTAGCGTTGATTCTTGGTTTTTGCACTTGCTGCAAAAAATGTCATAAAGCGTAA
- a CDS encoding phosphotransferase, with protein MQHKQLKNLPKNDPLFNYLCAVVLPKILPSFQGNPEFAVYRLHSSTHNNKVYLYKEINTHKKFVGKFFTERGNSSKAASKAYHEFQNLTYLQNCHLNCHPHSVIKPIAYNPDLNCLLIIEYADGVSLCKIIRRALSSGKMDFLFETLSLLAYFMATLHNQTAIDTPVDFNRDCTYFHQLVNQLKSTKNLSHFEVGLLTNLCENWKRKEYMWQDRQVLVHGDATPPNFIFSKENNILAIDFERMKRADRIFDLGRIVGELQHYFMHHGKHRHDAEPFIGHFLWEYCKHFPNQTDAFHSITKRIPFQIAITLMRIARNTWIEHSYSHRLLHEVKQILNGASHAN; from the coding sequence ATGCAACATAAACAGCTAAAAAATCTTCCAAAGAACGATCCACTCTTTAACTACCTGTGTGCTGTTGTTTTACCAAAAATCCTGCCTTCTTTTCAAGGTAATCCTGAATTTGCTGTTTATCGCCTACATAGCAGCACACACAATAACAAAGTTTACCTGTATAAAGAGATAAACACTCATAAAAAGTTTGTAGGAAAATTTTTTACAGAAAGAGGTAATTCATCAAAGGCCGCAAGCAAAGCTTATCATGAATTTCAAAATTTAACTTATCTACAAAACTGTCACCTCAATTGCCATCCCCACTCTGTAATCAAACCAATTGCCTACAATCCTGATCTTAACTGCCTACTCATCATCGAATATGCTGATGGTGTATCTCTTTGCAAAATCATAAGGCGTGCACTGTCTAGTGGAAAAATGGACTTTCTTTTTGAAACTTTAAGCCTTCTTGCCTATTTTATGGCGACACTTCACAACCAAACAGCAATAGACACCCCCGTTGATTTTAATCGTGACTGTACCTATTTCCATCAACTTGTCAATCAGCTAAAAAGCACAAAAAACCTATCTCATTTTGAAGTTGGGTTGCTAACAAACCTTTGTGAGAATTGGAAAAGAAAAGAATATATGTGGCAAGACAGACAAGTTCTTGTCCATGGTGATGCAACGCCTCCCAATTTTATTTTTTCAAAGGAAAATAATATTCTTGCAATTGACTTTGAAAGAATGAAAAGGGCCGATCGAATCTTTGATTTAGGCCGCATTGTAGGAGAGCTACAACACTATTTTATGCACCATGGAAAGCATAGACATGATGCAGAGCCATTTATTGGGCACTTTTTATGGGAATACTGTAAGCACTTTCCAAACCAAACAGATGCCTTTCATTCCATTACAAAACGCATCCCCTTCCAAATAGCGATCACTCTTATGCGTATTGCCCGCAATACATGGATAGAACATAGTTATTCCCACAGACTCCTTCATGAAGTAAAACAGATTTTAAATGGAGCTTCTCATGCAAATTGA
- a CDS encoding diphosphate--fructose-6-phosphate 1-phosphotransferase has product MSIEILSSLQKARLEYKPKVPEVLKHLKMLTLQHLEGFEVKEEISRLFPHLFKDRRITFALGIHNEFNIKKVGVVFSGGQAPGGHNVITGIYDALQELNSEGVLYGFLGGPSGIINNQYKELNAQSLALYRNQGGFDLIGSGRAKIETDIQLKTTLDNVVKLQLDGLIIIGGDDSNTNAAVLAEYFKKQSCKTCVIGVPKTIDGDLKNAFVETSFGFDTACKVYSEGIGNIQRDALSAKKYTHFIRLMGRSASNIALECALQTQPNLTIIGEEVAEEKKTLKQITDEIADLVVARSVAGKNYGTILIPEGLIEFIPEVKSLIQELNISSNLTPSASVCFQLFPKNIQEQLLKERDPHGNLQVALIETEKLFIALVSEELKKRAIEGSFSGVFTPQAHFFGYEGRAALPSNFDSDYCYSLGRLALLLVSNHLSGYMCAIQNLKENSLNWQVGAIPLVPLLVMEVRNGKKRPVIQKALVDLKGKAFNQFASHRKKWQVNDAYKSPGPIQFFGPEDLTDERVLSL; this is encoded by the coding sequence ATGAGCATAGAAATTTTAAGTTCTCTACAAAAAGCACGCCTAGAGTATAAGCCAAAAGTGCCAGAAGTGTTAAAACATCTAAAAATGCTAACTTTACAGCACCTAGAGGGCTTTGAAGTTAAAGAAGAGATAAGTAGGCTTTTTCCTCATCTTTTTAAAGATAGACGCATTACATTTGCTTTAGGAATACATAATGAATTTAATATAAAAAAAGTAGGGGTTGTATTTTCTGGAGGACAGGCACCAGGTGGTCATAATGTAATTACAGGTATTTATGATGCTTTACAAGAACTAAACTCAGAGGGTGTTCTTTATGGCTTTTTAGGTGGACCCTCTGGAATCATTAATAATCAATACAAGGAACTCAATGCACAAAGCTTAGCTTTGTATCGCAATCAAGGTGGTTTTGACTTAATTGGATCTGGTAGAGCGAAAATTGAAACAGACATACAGCTTAAAACAACATTAGATAATGTAGTCAAACTGCAGTTAGATGGCCTTATTATCATTGGAGGGGATGACTCTAATACAAACGCGGCTGTTTTAGCAGAGTATTTTAAAAAGCAATCTTGCAAAACATGCGTCATAGGTGTTCCCAAAACAATAGATGGGGATTTAAAAAATGCATTTGTTGAAACATCTTTTGGATTTGATACAGCTTGTAAAGTCTATTCAGAGGGCATTGGGAACATACAAAGAGATGCTCTTTCTGCAAAAAAATATACGCACTTTATTCGTTTGATGGGAAGGAGTGCTTCCAACATAGCCCTTGAATGTGCACTGCAAACACAGCCTAATCTTACCATTATTGGAGAAGAAGTTGCAGAGGAGAAAAAGACTTTAAAGCAAATTACAGACGAAATTGCTGATTTGGTTGTAGCACGCTCTGTAGCCGGAAAAAATTATGGCACTATACTGATTCCAGAGGGTCTTATTGAATTTATTCCAGAGGTAAAGAGTTTGATCCAGGAATTAAACATCAGCTCAAATCTTACACCCAGTGCCAGTGTATGTTTTCAGCTATTTCCAAAGAATATTCAGGAACAGCTTTTAAAAGAGAGAGATCCTCATGGCAACTTGCAGGTGGCTCTTATAGAAACAGAGAAACTATTCATAGCATTAGTATCAGAAGAATTAAAAAAGCGAGCAATCGAGGGTAGCTTTTCAGGAGTATTTACTCCTCAGGCACATTTTTTTGGTTATGAGGGAAGAGCTGCTCTTCCTTCTAATTTTGATAGTGATTATTGTTATTCACTAGGAAGGCTTGCTCTACTTTTAGTTTCCAATCACTTGTCGGGATACATGTGTGCTATACAAAACTTAAAAGAAAATTCTTTAAATTGGCAAGTAGGGGCAATTCCTCTTGTTCCTCTATTAGTCATGGAAGTGCGTAATGGTAAAAAAAGGCCTGTCATTCAAAAGGCGCTTGTTGATCTAAAAGGCAAAGCTTTCAATCAATTTGCAAGTCATAGAAAGAAGTGGCAAGTGAATGATGCTTACAAATCACCTGGCCCAATTCAATTTTTTGGGCCAGAGGATTTGACAGATGAGCGCGTTCTGTCTTTGTGA
- a CDS encoding alpha/beta hydrolase, whose translation MYKEERTSVVLQNCGHKLFAILHMPIIKEKVPAVMICHGFGGNKIGSNRLFVLLAEALSSSGIATLRLDLRGAGDSEGDFKETTIFGLLSDIVTGLHFLGSHEKVHPNRIGTLGVSLGGMLSIMAAKQFNTIASLALWAPVASSFQWEDEKSREVLSQHDYIEYNGKLVTKRFYEEFFMIDIEPELQALGRTPLLHIHGQKDSIVSQEHQEKYKSWRKEASAANKFITLSEIDHSFSDRKEQQMMLQETTKWFKETL comes from the coding sequence GTGTATAAGGAAGAGCGCACAAGCGTCGTATTGCAAAATTGTGGACATAAACTATTTGCTATACTACACATGCCCATTATCAAAGAAAAAGTTCCAGCAGTCATGATTTGTCATGGTTTTGGAGGCAATAAAATTGGATCTAATAGACTTTTTGTCCTTCTAGCAGAAGCACTTAGCAGTTCTGGTATTGCAACATTGCGCCTTGATTTAAGGGGCGCTGGTGATAGTGAGGGTGATTTTAAAGAGACAACTATTTTTGGCCTATTGAGTGATATTGTGACAGGCTTGCACTTTTTAGGGTCCCACGAAAAGGTTCATCCTAATCGCATAGGAACACTTGGGGTCTCTCTTGGGGGCATGCTCTCCATTATGGCTGCCAAACAATTTAATACTATTGCAAGCCTTGCTCTCTGGGCACCTGTTGCTAGTAGCTTTCAATGGGAAGATGAAAAAAGCAGGGAAGTTTTGTCTCAGCATGATTATATAGAATACAATGGAAAACTTGTCACTAAACGCTTTTATGAAGAGTTTTTTATGATCGATATTGAACCTGAACTTCAAGCGCTTGGAAGAACGCCTCTCTTGCATATTCATGGACAGAAAGATTCCATAGTCTCGCAAGAGCATCAAGAAAAGTATAAATCTTGGAGGAAGGAAGCTTCTGCTGCAAATAAATTTATTACCTTATCAGAAATAGATCACTCTTTTTCTGATAGAAAAGAGCAGCAAATGATGCTTCAAGAGACCACAAAGTGGTTTAAGGAGACACTGTAA